The sequence below is a genomic window from Gemmatimonadota bacterium.
GCTGTGCCCGCGCGATGGAGCACTGCGAGTAGTTGATGATGGAGTTGCCGATGGCGAGGCTCTCGCGATCCAGGTCGCCGCCGGTGTAGACCAGCGCCAGGCCGTTCAGGTGGGCGCCGGTACCCGTGGTGACGAGTTTGCCCTTGACCACGACAATGCCGTAGAAGTCGAAGCCGCCGCTGATATGGAGGTCGCCCTCGACCAGCAGGATCCCCTGCCCGTAGGAGGAGGAGGCAATGGTCAGGTTCCCCTGGGCGTAGATGAGGGGGAAGTAGGTGTGGCAGGCGTGAGTCGAGTTGAGCGGTGCGCCCCAGTTGTCGCGCACCGTGATGTCGCAGGCGCCCGTCGCATCCAGGACCGGGCTGGCGTTGGTGAGGGTCGTCGCGGGCGGATACACTTTTTCCGCCATGAGCTTGAGCTCGTCGAAGTCGACGTCGCCAAAGCCCAGGAAGTCCGGCGTCGACAACCCCGTGTCCTGGACCAGGGGCGGATTGCCGATGATCTCTGCCGCGGAACCGGACATTCGCACCAGTGTCGTGTCTTTGGCCACGATGGCCGGTTTGTCCGTAGTGGTATCGCAATCCGTCCATTCGCTGGGGTGGCTGTTGCGGCCGTCGATCCGGGCATTGCCGCTGACCAGCAGGCCGCCGTAGATCTGGAGCGCCCGATCGTCCGGGACCTGCATCATGAAGGAGCGTACCACCACCCCGACCTGCCGTGCGGCACCCGCGGCGCGCCCGCCGCGCAGCACGCTTCCCGTGGACCGGAGGAAGTAGAGGCGCTGCGAGATGCGGCGGCCCTCGACCACGTAGCTGCCGATAGGGATCCCGTTCGTCCGCACCGTGTCCGCCGCAATCACGACGGTCGTGTCGCGCCGCAACGGCTGAAAATCGATGCGCCGCCAGGTGCCGAGGACGTCGTGCAGTCCCTGCTCGGCGATGTAAAAGGCCTGGCCCGCGTCCCGGCTGCTGGCCGCCGTGCGGTCCTCCTGGGAGGCGGCAAAGAAGCCGCCGGTGATGAGCGCGCCGATGATAACGATGCCCAGGATCGCGGCCGCCAGGACGAAGCCACCCTCGCCGCCCACCGGGCCGCGCTCGGCCGGTGCGCCGCCCGGCTGGGAAATCCCGGCGCCTGGCCAGTCCGTCTCCGCCATGCCCGCCCCGTTCAGTTGTTGCGCAAGTAGAGTTGGGTGACCAGCGAGTCCACGTAGGCTTCTCCGTCCAGCAGAGAAGCGCCCGGGATCGCGCCTCGCACCTTGATCTCGAGGCGCACGACGGAGGCACGGCCAGCGGCGTCGCCGGGCGAGATCTGTGCGCCAGCCGCGTCATAGAAGGCGAAGGCGAGGCCTCCCTCGGCAGGCGAAGCCAGCGGCCCGAGCAGCGCGACCGGCGCCTCGCCCGGCCCGTGCCGCCCCAGCACCCATTGCCCATCGATCTGGTAATGCCCGTACGTGAGCCGCGTGAAGCCGCGCCCCATGGCACCGCGGCGGACGGCGTAGACCTTCACCGAATCCAGCGAGGTCACGCGCAGCCGCCGCGGCGTCGCTCCTGGCCAGGTGACGTCGCAGGCCACTGCTTCCACGGCCGCAATCTTCATGAAGCGCCAGGTGTCATCTGCCGAGCTTAGCGTATCGCCATCGGCAAACACGGTGATGCTATCGCCCACGGCGAAGGGCTCGCCCAACTGCCAGACGTCCATGCGCTTACCCGGTGCGTCCGGGTTGCAGACGAAACCCAGCCTGCGGTAGGCCCGCAAGGTGACCGAGTCGGGTGTGGCCAGGACCAGGTCGCCGCCCCTCGCGCTCACCTCACGCAACTCGGCGGCCAGCGTAGCCAGTGCGCCACGCGTGGTCTGCTGCGTTGTCACCATGGCGCCCAGTTGCCGATAGCCGCGCTCCTGCACGAGCAGCGTCTCGGTCACGGCCGACAGGGTGATGAAGCCCAGGACCAGGACGATCAGCATCTCGACGAGCGTCAGGCCCGAGCGCTTCATGTATTTGGCCGGCCCCGGGCTATGCTCACCTCGAACGTATCCTGCGCCGCGCGCACCCAGCCCTCACCGGCAAGGTACGCCGGACCGCGGGTGTAAAGCGCGATCCGCTTGAGGTCCCGGGACGTGGTACTCACGCTCCACCATATCTGGAACGAGCCCACTACCGCCGGCGCCGTCTCGAGCCGGTCCTGCAGGTTGTCATACGGCGTGGCACGCAGCGTCTCGATCACCTGCTGCAGCGCGGCAGCCCGCTCACTCCGCACGTCCGCGTTGCGCACCTGCATCAGCAGGAAGCCCAGTGTCGAGGCCAGGGCCAGCATGGAGATGGTAAGAACGACCAGCGCCACCATGACTTCCACCAGGGTGAACCCCGGCTGGGCGGCCCGCAGGCGCCAGGCGCAGGGCGGCAACGCCGCCAGCCCGCCGCGCCCGCGCCCACACCGCCGCAAAGGCCTGGCTGGCCTACTCATACTTCTCCACCTGACCCAAGGGCCGAACTCGCACCCGCAGGGTGTCGCGGCCCCGGCTGAAGCCGACGAAGGCAGGAAGGTTGGGCGACGTGCAGGAGGGCAGCGCGAAGCCACGAGGAGTGTAGCAGACCGTCAAGGTCGTTCCCGTCGTCGTGAACACGTCCGCCGCGAACTCGTCCCGGTAGTCCACCAAACTCACCGTGTCTGACGGCAGAACCACGATCCACGCCCGATCGCCCAGGGGGTCTACCTCCAGCCGCGCCGTCTTGCCTCGCTCCACCGCCACAGCACGCGCTCGGGCGGCCAGGAAGATGGCACTGTTCTGCGCGTTCACCAGCGCACGGACAGCCTGCAGGTGGCCGACGCGGGGACTCGCCATGCTGGTCAGGACGGCGCCGATCATGAGCACCAGCAGCAGCTCGATCAAACTCAGGCCGGCTCTCCGGGGACTGAACCCGCCCGTCCCACAGCTCGCAAACATGGACGACCACGCCTCCCTCGGATCCTGTTTGGCACCTTGCCGCACCACGACCGGCGACCCGAGCCGCCGGCCTGGCACGCCTCCGGGGACGCGCGTGCTACCCTATACCAGATCCATGCCGCGGCTCAACTCCCGTTCCGGCAACGGGTTGAGTCGCGAACCCGGGGTCGGCGGCTGCGAGAAAAGGATAGGAAATCGAACTTTTTGCCGGGGCGAATGGCGCTACTTCTGGTAGATGATCTGGCCGGCCAGCTCCTTGCCGCGGCCGGCGACAACAGAGCTCACGCCGGTGCTGACCTTGCCGCCGCTGGCGTCGGCTTTAGGGCTGAAAGCCCAGAGGTCGATGAGGTTGAGCACGAGCTGGAACTTGCCCTCCTTGGTCTTCGAGCCCTGGCCGGCGACCTCTTCGAAGTTGGGCTCGAGCGCGCCGGGCGCGCCGGCGGAGTCGAGCGACAGGGCGATATTCTCGCCAATGCTGCGGAACCTGCCCTTGAGCGTCAGGAACAGCGCCTCCGGCGTGGGGATCGCGCAGCCAGTAGCCGTTCGGACGGTCACATGAAAGCCCATGTCTGCGACGCCGTCGTTCTCGCCGCGCGCGCTGAGCTTGAGGTTCCCGTGCAGGCATTTGCCGATGAAGCTCTCGTTGGCGCCGAGCACGTCCGCCAGCTCCGCGGTAGACAGTCCGGCAAACCTGAGGAGGAGGTAGTTTCCTGCGAAGTCAGCGGCCGTGGGGGGCTCATAGGCCGAAGGCTCGTGCTCCG
It includes:
- a CDS encoding prepilin-type N-terminal cleavage/methylation domain-containing protein, yielding MSRPARPLRRCGRGRGGLAALPPCAWRLRAAQPGFTLVEVMVALVVLTISMLALASTLGFLLMQVRNADVRSERAAALQQVIETLRATPYDNLQDRLETAPAVVGSFQIWWSVSTTSRDLKRIALYTRGPAYLAGEGWVRAAQDTFEVSIARGRPNT